A region from the Pithys albifrons albifrons isolate INPA30051 chromosome Z, PitAlb_v1, whole genome shotgun sequence genome encodes:
- the ZNF131 gene encoding zinc finger protein 131 isoform X2 encodes MEAEETMDCIQEFPEHYKVILDRLNEQREQDQFTDITLIVDGHHFKAHKAVLAACSQFFHKFFQDFTQEPLVEIEGVSNMAFRHLIEFTYTAKLMVQGEEEANDVWKAAEYLQMLEAIKALEIRNKENSSPLESNEAQGKNKPKKRKIAETSNVITETLPSAESEPVEIEVEIAEGTIKVEDDSIETLEEVTSAEQSIKYIQTTATSDESALALLADITSKYRQGERKCQVQEEDDSATDPSCKQEHMKTHSTENYKCDICNKRYLRESALRQHLTCYHLDEGGASKKQRPGKKIHVCQYCDKQFDHFGHFKEHLRKHTGEKPFECPNCHERFARNSTLKCHLTACQSGAGAKKGRKKLYECQVCNSVFNSWDQFKDHLVIHTGDKPNHCTLCDLWFMQGSELRRHLKDIHNISELLVTEEVLPVEAMEAEPVTSMTIIEQVEQVHVLPVIQVQVDPAQVTVEQMHQDLIQDNQVKGTQMEELQEQVQISYLEVEHIQTEQGAEVHVEQLHVEHVNQIQMEEVQAELIDGTDLEQVEYQSVDQGEAEEKEPNQIDDADKEHHEQAEDLKPQQLVDTQNANVVD; translated from the exons ATGGAAGCCGAGGAAACGATGGACTGTATCCAGGAATTCCCTGAACACTATAAAGTTATTTTGGATAGACTGAATGAACAACGTGAGCAGGACCAATTTACAGATATTACCCTGATTGTCGATG GTCACCATTTCAAAGCTCATAAGGCTGTTCTTGCTGCCTGTAGCCAGTTCTTCCACAAATTCTTCCAAGATTTCACTCAGGAGCCTTTGGTGGAGATTGAAG GTGTAAGTAATATGGCATTTCGTCACCTCATTGAGTTCACCTATACAGCAAAACTAATGGTCCAAGGTGAGGAAGAAGCAAATGATGTTTGGAAAGCAGCTGAGTATCTACAGATGCTAGAAGCAATCAAAGCACTTGAAATCAG GAACAAAGAAAATTCATCACCCTTAGAATCAAATGAAGCACAAggtaaaaataaaccaaaaaagaGGAAGATTGCTGAAACCTCTAATGTTATCACAGAAACACTGCCATCTGCAGAATCAGAGCCCGTTGAAATTGAGGTTGAGATTGCTGAAGGGACGATAAAAGTGGAAGATGACAGCATTGAAACACTTGAAGAAGTCACTTCTGCAGAGCAATCCATAAAGTACATACAGACAACAGCTACATCAGATGAATCTGCTTTGGCTCTTTTGGCCGATATCACCAGCAAATATCGTCAAGGAGAGAGAAAGTGCCAGGTCCAAGAAGAAGATGATAGTGCAACTGATCCCTCGTGCAAACAG GAACACATGAAAACACACTCTACTGAGAATTACAAGTGTGACATATGCAATAAAAGATACCTACGAGAGAGTGCTTTGAGACAGCACCTCACCTGTTACCACCTTGATGAAGGTGGTGCCAGCAAGAAGCAAAGACCTGGCAAGAAAATACATGTGTGCCAGTACTGTGATAAGCAGTTTGACCACTTTGGGCATTTTAAAGAGCACCTCCGGAAGCACACAG gtgaaaaaccttttgAATGTCCAAACTGCCATGAACGTTTTGCTAGGAACAGCACACTCAAGTGTCACCTAACAGCCTGTCAGTCTGGAGCTGGAGctaaaaagggaagaaagaagctCTATGAATGTCAG GTTTGTAACAGCGTGTTTAACAGCTGGGATCAGTTCAAAGATCACTTGGTAATACACACTGGTGACAAACCCAACCACTGTACCTTATGTGATTTGTGGTTTATGCAAGGCAGCGAGCTGAGAAGGCATCTCAAAGATATCCACAATATTTCAGAACTATTGGTGACAGAAGAGGTTCTTCCAGTGGAAGCTATGGAGGCTGAACCAGTAACATCAATGACAATAATAGAGCAAGTTGAGCAAGTCCATGTCCTGCCAGTAATTCAGGTACAGGTGGACCCTGCACAGGTAACTGTGGAACAGATGCACCAGGATCTCATACAGGACAATCAAGTGAAAGGCACACAGATGGAGGAACTGCAAGAACAGGTACAAATTAGTTACTTGGAAGTTGAACACATTCAGACTGAACAAGGTGCTGAAGTTCATGTGGAGCAGTTACATGTTGAGCATGTAAATCAGATACAGATGGAAGAGGTACAGGCAGAACTTATAGATGGAACAGACCTTGAACAAGTAGAATATCAAAGTGTTGATcaaggagaagcagaagaaaaggaacCTAATCAAATAGATGATGCAGATAAGGAGCATCATGAACAAGCTGAAGACTTAAAACCACAACAATTAGTGGACACGCAGAATGCAAATGTGGTTGACTAA
- the ZNF131 gene encoding zinc finger protein 131 isoform X1: MEAEETMDCIQEFPEHYKVILDRLNEQREQDQFTDITLIVDGHHFKAHKAVLAACSQFFHKFFQDFTQEPLVEIEGVSNMAFRHLIEFTYTAKLMVQGEEEANDVWKAAEYLQMLEAIKALEIRNKENSSPLESNEAQGKNKPKKRKIAETSNVITETLPSAESEPVEIEVEIAEGTIKVEDDSIETLEEVTSAEQSIKYIQTTATSDESALALLADITSKYRQGERKCQVQEEDDSATDPSCKQVEGIEIVELQLSHMNNLFHCEKCNRSFKLFYHFKEHMKTHSTENYKCDICNKRYLRESALRQHLTCYHLDEGGASKKQRPGKKIHVCQYCDKQFDHFGHFKEHLRKHTGEKPFECPNCHERFARNSTLKCHLTACQSGAGAKKGRKKLYECQVCNSVFNSWDQFKDHLVIHTGDKPNHCTLCDLWFMQGSELRRHLKDIHNISELLVTEEVLPVEAMEAEPVTSMTIIEQVEQVHVLPVIQVQVDPAQVTVEQMHQDLIQDNQVKGTQMEELQEQVQISYLEVEHIQTEQGAEVHVEQLHVEHVNQIQMEEVQAELIDGTDLEQVEYQSVDQGEAEEKEPNQIDDADKEHHEQAEDLKPQQLVDTQNANVVD; this comes from the exons ATGGAAGCCGAGGAAACGATGGACTGTATCCAGGAATTCCCTGAACACTATAAAGTTATTTTGGATAGACTGAATGAACAACGTGAGCAGGACCAATTTACAGATATTACCCTGATTGTCGATG GTCACCATTTCAAAGCTCATAAGGCTGTTCTTGCTGCCTGTAGCCAGTTCTTCCACAAATTCTTCCAAGATTTCACTCAGGAGCCTTTGGTGGAGATTGAAG GTGTAAGTAATATGGCATTTCGTCACCTCATTGAGTTCACCTATACAGCAAAACTAATGGTCCAAGGTGAGGAAGAAGCAAATGATGTTTGGAAAGCAGCTGAGTATCTACAGATGCTAGAAGCAATCAAAGCACTTGAAATCAG GAACAAAGAAAATTCATCACCCTTAGAATCAAATGAAGCACAAggtaaaaataaaccaaaaaagaGGAAGATTGCTGAAACCTCTAATGTTATCACAGAAACACTGCCATCTGCAGAATCAGAGCCCGTTGAAATTGAGGTTGAGATTGCTGAAGGGACGATAAAAGTGGAAGATGACAGCATTGAAACACTTGAAGAAGTCACTTCTGCAGAGCAATCCATAAAGTACATACAGACAACAGCTACATCAGATGAATCTGCTTTGGCTCTTTTGGCCGATATCACCAGCAAATATCGTCAAGGAGAGAGAAAGTGCCAGGTCCAAGAAGAAGATGATAGTGCAACTGATCCCTCGTGCAAACAGGTAGAAGGTATTGAAATTGTGGAACTTCAGCTGTCACACATGAACAATTTATTCCACTGTGAGAAATGTAACCGttcatttaaattgttttacCATTTTAAGGAACACATGAAAACACACTCTACTGAGAATTACAAGTGTGACATATGCAATAAAAGATACCTACGAGAGAGTGCTTTGAGACAGCACCTCACCTGTTACCACCTTGATGAAGGTGGTGCCAGCAAGAAGCAAAGACCTGGCAAGAAAATACATGTGTGCCAGTACTGTGATAAGCAGTTTGACCACTTTGGGCATTTTAAAGAGCACCTCCGGAAGCACACAG gtgaaaaaccttttgAATGTCCAAACTGCCATGAACGTTTTGCTAGGAACAGCACACTCAAGTGTCACCTAACAGCCTGTCAGTCTGGAGCTGGAGctaaaaagggaagaaagaagctCTATGAATGTCAG GTTTGTAACAGCGTGTTTAACAGCTGGGATCAGTTCAAAGATCACTTGGTAATACACACTGGTGACAAACCCAACCACTGTACCTTATGTGATTTGTGGTTTATGCAAGGCAGCGAGCTGAGAAGGCATCTCAAAGATATCCACAATATTTCAGAACTATTGGTGACAGAAGAGGTTCTTCCAGTGGAAGCTATGGAGGCTGAACCAGTAACATCAATGACAATAATAGAGCAAGTTGAGCAAGTCCATGTCCTGCCAGTAATTCAGGTACAGGTGGACCCTGCACAGGTAACTGTGGAACAGATGCACCAGGATCTCATACAGGACAATCAAGTGAAAGGCACACAGATGGAGGAACTGCAAGAACAGGTACAAATTAGTTACTTGGAAGTTGAACACATTCAGACTGAACAAGGTGCTGAAGTTCATGTGGAGCAGTTACATGTTGAGCATGTAAATCAGATACAGATGGAAGAGGTACAGGCAGAACTTATAGATGGAACAGACCTTGAACAAGTAGAATATCAAAGTGTTGATcaaggagaagcagaagaaaaggaacCTAATCAAATAGATGATGCAGATAAGGAGCATCATGAACAAGCTGAAGACTTAAAACCACAACAATTAGTGGACACGCAGAATGCAAATGTGGTTGACTAA